From one Eucalyptus grandis isolate ANBG69807.140 chromosome 9, ASM1654582v1, whole genome shotgun sequence genomic stretch:
- the LOC104446144 gene encoding LOW QUALITY PROTEIN: wall-associated receptor kinase 5-like (The sequence of the model RefSeq protein was modified relative to this genomic sequence to represent the inferred CDS: inserted 1 base in 1 codon) — protein MAIHEFLLKVLVLGIIISGPYHSHAAETDYSITKPGCQSSCGNLLIPYPFGLSDSTSDCHFNLPSFIVDCDYSTDPPTPYMENKSSNLQISGISVEDHEMRISHWVGQDCFNSSGYDESSSFYPWLTLAKFPISSTKNKFTVVGCDTLAYFQDGGEKFTFGCVSLCSNITNVSNGSCSGIGCCETSIPTDSLNYQISFQSFYNHTYVLDFNPCSYAFVAEIGSYNFSVGDLKQIKSDRSTLLLEWAIGDQTCEDARKNPASYMCTDNTKCTDAKDGSGYKCTCLEGYRGNPYLANGCHDIDECADPEKYPCEGKCNNIEGNYTCLCPKGYHGYGKKRGEDGQGCIANPSYLMKISVGVAVGIIVLLLSIGLLYFGYKKRELIRLKEQYFKQNGGLLLQQRLHEHDRTTKDAKIFGAEELEKATDNYDESKIVGQGGYGTVYKGLLPNNMVVAIKKSKVVDQGQIEQFINEVIVLSQINHRNVVKLLGCCLETEVPLLVYEFINNGTLFDHIHNPNKSSKLSWEIRLRIASETAGVLSYLHSAASTPIIHRDVKLANILLDASYTAKVSDFGASRLVPLDQTQLSTMVQGTLGYLDPEYFHTSQLTEKSDVYSFGVVLAELLTGKKALSFDRPEEERSLATYFLSSLKNDKLLQIVEEVIAYEGNNEQVREVANLAKRCLEIKGEXRPTMKEVAMELEGLRAMANHPWVNGIDVNPEETIHLLGEKTDVYMDSVASTSTGCTYSIKNHVMPLVSSGR, from the exons ATGGCCATCCATGAGTTTCTATTAAAAGTTTTGGTGCTTGGGATCATCATATCGGGTCCATACCACAGTCACGCAGCAGAAACTGATTATTCAATCACGAAGCCTGGATGCCAAAGTTCCTGCGGAAACCTCTTGATTCCATACCCCTTTGGATTGAGCGACAGCACCTCTGACTGCCACTTCAATCTCCCATCCTTTATTGTCGATTGTGACTACTCCACTGACCCTCCTACACCTTACATGGAGAACAAAAGTTCTAACTTGCAAATAAGCGGGATTTCCGTTGAGGATCATGAGATGCGAATATCACATTGGGTCGGTCAAGACTGTTTTAACTCTTCCGGATACGATGAGTCTTCAAGCTTTTATCCATGGCTCACCCTAGCTAAATTCCCCATATCCAGCACCAAGAACAAGTTCACCGTGGTCGGTTGCGACACGTTGGCCTACTTCCAAGACGGCGGTGAGAAATTCACTTTTGGGTGTGTCTCTTTGTGCAGCAACATTACGAATGTGAGTAACGGGTCATGTTCCGGTATTGGATGTTGCGAGACGAGCATCCCTACAGACTCCTTAAACTACCAAATCTCCTTTCAGAGCTTTTACAATCATACCTACGTCCTGGATTTCAATCCTTGTAGCTATGCCTTCGTCGCCGAAATTGGATCCTACAACTTCTCAGTTGGCGACCTTAAGCAGATTAAATCTGACAGGTCCACTCTACTTCTCGAGTGGGCAATAGGGGATCAAACTTGCGAAGACGCCAGGAAGAACCCCGCAAGCTACATGTGCACTGACAACACCAAATGCACCGACGCCAAAGACGGCTCCGGGTACAAGTGCACCTGTTTAGAAGGTTACCGAGGCAATCCTTACCTAGCGAATGGTTGTCATG ATATTGATGAATGTGCGGATCCAGAGAAGTACCCATGTGAGGGAAAGTGCAATAATATTGAGGGGAATTATACATGTTTATGCCCAAAGGGTTATCATGGTTATGGCAAGAAACGCGGTGAAGATGGACAAGGATGCATTGCTAATCCATCATACTTGATGAAGATTTCGGTTG GTGTTGCTGTGGGCATAATAGTGCTGCTATTAAGTATAGGCCTTCTATATTTCGGATACAAGAAAAGGGAGCTCATTAGGCTCAAAGAACAATATTTCAAGCAAAATGGTGGCTTGCTTTTACAGCAACGATTACATGAACATGACAGAACCACAAAAGATGCAAAAATCTTCGGCGCTGAAGAGCTAGAAAAGGCTACCGACAATTATGATGAGAGCAAAATAGTTGGCCAAGGAGGATACGGTACCGTTTATAAAGGGTTGTTGCCAAATAACATGGTAGTTGCGATTAAGAAGTCCAAAGTTGTGGATCAAGGCCAAATCGAACAGTTCATCAATGAAGTCATTGTGCTTTCTCAAATTAATCACCGTAATGTGGTCAAACTTTTGGGATGTTGTTTGGAAACAGAGGTGCCTTTATTGGTGTATGAGTTCATCAACAATGGAACCCTCTTCGACCACATCCACAATCCAAACAAATCATCAAAGCTATCTTGGGAGATTCGGTTGAGAATTGCTTCGGAAACTGCTGGAGTCCTCTCGTACTTGCACTCCGCAGCTTCCACTCCTATTATTCATCGAGATGTGAAGTTGGCAAACATCCTTTTGGATGCTAGTTACACCGCGAAAGTCTCTGACTTTGGAGCTTCAAGATTAGTCCCCCTTGATCAAACACAATTATCGACTATGGTTCAGGGGACCTTGGGATACTTAGACCCCGAATACTTTCACACTAGCCAATTGACAGAAAAgagtgatgtttatagttttgggGTTGTGCTAGCTGAGTTATTGACAGGGAAGAAGGCACTTTCTTTTGACCGACCAGAAGAAGAGCGGAGCTTGGCAACgtattttctttcatcattgaaaaatgacaaattgcTTCAAATTGTTGAGGAAGTTATTGCATATGAAGGAAACAATGAACAGGTGAGGGAAGTTGCCAATCTTGCCAAGAGATGCTTGGAAATAAAAGGCG GGAGGCCGACCATGAAGGAAGTAGCAATGGAACTGGAGGGACTTAGAGCAATGGCCAACCATCCATGGGTCAATGGCATCGATGTGAACCCAGAAGAGACGATTCATTTATTGGGAGAAAAGACTGATGTGTACATGGATAGTGTTGCGAGCACGAGCACTGGGTGCACGTATAGCATTAAAAACCATGTCATGCCACTAGTTAGTAGTGGGAGATGA
- the LOC104446143 gene encoding LOW QUALITY PROTEIN: putative wall-associated receptor kinase-like 16 (The sequence of the model RefSeq protein was modified relative to this genomic sequence to represent the inferred CDS: substituted 1 base at 1 genomic stop codon) yields the protein HDRTTKNAKIFSAEELEKATNNYDESRIVGRGGYGTVYKGLLPKNVVVAIKKSKLVDQSQIEQFIDEVIELSQINHRNVVKLLGCCLETEVPLLVYDFINNGTLFDHIHNPNKSTKLSWEIRLRIASETAGVLSYLHSAASTPIIHXDVKSANILLDDSYTTKVSDFGASRLVPLDQMQLSTMVQGPLGYLDPEYLLTSQLTEKSDVYSFGVVLVELLTGKRALSFDQSEEERSLAMYFLSSLKKGKLFHIVEEIIANGENNEQVTEVANLAKRCLRIKSKERPTMKEVAMELEGLRAIANHPWVNDIDVNPEETICLLGEKTNVYMNSIASTSTGYTDSMKSHVMPLVSSGR from the coding sequence CATGATAGAAccacaaaaaatgcaaaaatcttcAGCGCTGAAGAGCTAGAGAAAGCTACCAACAATTATGATGAGAGTAGAATAGTTGGCCGAGGAGGATATGGTACCGTTTACAAAGGGTTGTTGCCAAAGAATGTGGTAGTTGCGATTAAGAAGTCCAAGCTTGTGGATCAAAGCCAAATTGAACAGTTCATCGATGAAGTCATCGAGCTTTCTCAAATTAATCACCGTAATGTGGTCAAGCTTTTGGGATGTTGTTTGGAAACAGAGGTGCCTTTATTGGTGTACGACTTCATCAACAATGGAACCCTCTTTGATCACATCCACAATCCAAACAAATCAACAAAGCTGTCTTGGGAGATTCGATTGAGAATTGCTTCAGAAACTGCTGGAGTCCTCTCGTACTTGCACTCTGCAGCTTCCACTCCCATTATACATTGAGATGTCAAATCGGCAAACATCCTTTTGGATGATAGTTACACCACGAAAGTCTCCGACTTTGGAGCTTCAAGATTAGTCCCACttgatcaaatgcaattgtcGACTATGGTTCAAGGACCATTGGGATACTTAGACCCTGAATACTTGCTCACAAGCCAATTGACAGAGAAGAGTGATGTTTACAGTTTTGGGGTAGTGCTAGTTGAGTTATTGACAGGGAAGAGGGCACTTTCTTTTGACCAATCCGAAGAAGAGAGGAGCTTGGCAATGTACTTTCTTTCATCATTGAAGAAGGGCAAATTGTTTCACATTGTTGAGGAAATTATTGCAAATGGAGAAAATAATGAGCAGGTGACAGAAGTTGCCAATCTTGCAAAGAgatgcttgagaataaaaagCAAGGAGAGACCAACCATGAAGGAAGTAGCAATGGAACTGGAAGGACTTAGAGCAATAGCTAACCATCCATGGGTGAATGATATTGATGTGAATCCAGAAGAGACAATTTGTTTATTGGGAGAGAAGACCAATGTGTACATGAATAGTATTGCCAGCACAAGCACTGGGTACACGGATAGCATGAAAAGCCATGTCATGCCACTAGTTAGTAGTGGGAGATGA